The proteins below are encoded in one region of Ornithinimicrobium avium:
- a CDS encoding nucleoside deaminase, with amino-acid sequence MTDAQDHPAAPLPGWAPDRYAQWVRLALAEARTVGGSGDVPVGAVVVGPDGAVLGRGRNVRERDHDPTGHAEMVALREAGAALGSWRLDGCGLVATLEPCAMCAGASVLARVDRVVFGAWDEKAGACGSVWDLPRDRRALHRPEVVGGVLEEECAALLLDFFGQRRG; translated from the coding sequence GTGACCGATGCGCAGGACCACCCCGCCGCACCGCTGCCCGGATGGGCCCCCGACAGGTATGCGCAGTGGGTGCGTCTTGCGCTCGCGGAGGCGAGGACGGTCGGCGGGTCGGGCGACGTGCCGGTCGGTGCCGTCGTGGTCGGTCCCGACGGTGCCGTGCTCGGTCGGGGCCGCAACGTGCGCGAGCGCGACCACGACCCGACCGGCCACGCCGAGATGGTCGCCCTCCGCGAGGCGGGCGCGGCGCTCGGCTCGTGGCGGCTCGACGGCTGCGGTCTCGTCGCCACCCTCGAGCCGTGCGCGATGTGCGCCGGAGCCTCGGTGCTGGCGCGGGTGGACCGGGTCGTCTTCGGCGCGTGGGACGAGAAGGCCGGCGCCTGCGGGTCGGTGTGGGACCTGCCCCGGGACCGCCGCGCGCTGCACCGTCCCGAGGTGGTCGGCGGCGTCCTGGAGGAGGAGTGCGCCGCTCTGCTGCTCGACTTCTTCGGGCAGCGCCGCGGCTGA
- the upp gene encoding uracil phosphoribosyltransferase — protein MRVHVADHPLIAHKLTYLRDKRTDTPTFRRLADELVTLLAYEATREVRVRPFDIQTPVGPTTGIHLATPKPLVVPILRAGLGMLDGMMRMVPTAEVGFVGMVRNEETLEATTYANRLPEDLTGRQCYVLDPMLATGGTLTAAIRFLVELGADDITAITLLSAPEGIQRLQADLRDVDAPVTVVTGAIDERLNDKGYIVPGLGDAGDRLYGVI, from the coding sequence ATGCGCGTCCACGTTGCCGACCACCCGCTCATCGCCCACAAGCTGACCTACCTGCGGGACAAGAGGACGGACACGCCGACCTTCCGCCGGCTGGCCGACGAGCTGGTGACCCTGCTGGCCTACGAGGCGACGCGCGAGGTGCGGGTCAGGCCGTTCGACATCCAGACCCCGGTGGGTCCGACGACCGGCATCCACCTGGCCACCCCCAAGCCGCTCGTCGTGCCGATCCTGCGCGCCGGGCTGGGGATGCTCGACGGGATGATGCGCATGGTCCCGACCGCCGAGGTCGGCTTCGTCGGCATGGTCCGCAACGAGGAGACGCTCGAGGCGACCACCTACGCCAACCGGCTGCCCGAGGACCTCACCGGCCGGCAGTGCTACGTCCTCGACCCGATGCTGGCCACCGGCGGGACCCTGACCGCCGCGATCCGCTTCCTCGTCGAGCTGGGCGCCGACGACATCACCGCGATCACCCTGCTCAGCGCACCCGAGGGCATCCAGCGGCTCCAGGCCGACCTGCGCGACGTGGACGCCCCGGTCACCGTCGTCACCGGCGCGATCGACGAGCGCCTCAACGACAAGGGCTACATCGTGCCGGGTCTGGGCGACGCCGGGGACCGGCTCTACGGCGTGATCTGA
- a CDS encoding pyridoxal phosphate-dependent aminotransferase, with amino-acid sequence MRVSRRSAVEPFYVMEVLKAAAQRQRSHGDVIMLCAGQPSTPGPGPALDAAVAATTTQVLGYTESTGILPLRHAIADHHRETTGVDVSPEDVVTFPGSSGAFTTLFLAAFDPGDTVAMTRPGYPAYRNSLQALGCEVLELDCGPQTRYQPTVEMLAALDEPPAGLIVASPANPTGTIIDPEELAALARWCEGHGTLLVSDEIYHGLSYGRPTASAWQTSREAVVVGSVSKFFSMTGWRVGWLLAPPALRRPLEVLTGNLNICPPTVSQYAALGALSPQARAELEGHRQRYAVTRDLLLRRLPEVGLRDYAPPDGAFYAWCDVGHLTDDSVAWCRDLLADCGVAITPGVDFDTREGHRRVRLSFAGSTAQVDEALDRMAASPLLQGR; translated from the coding sequence ATGCGGGTCTCGCGACGGTCAGCCGTCGAGCCGTTCTACGTCATGGAGGTGCTCAAGGCCGCCGCGCAGCGCCAGCGCAGCCACGGCGACGTGATCATGCTCTGCGCCGGGCAGCCCTCCACGCCCGGACCGGGGCCGGCCCTGGACGCCGCCGTCGCCGCCACGACGACCCAGGTGCTCGGCTACACCGAGTCCACCGGGATCCTGCCGCTGCGCCACGCGATCGCCGACCACCACCGGGAGACCACCGGCGTGGACGTCTCCCCCGAGGACGTCGTCACCTTCCCCGGGTCCTCGGGCGCGTTCACGACCCTCTTCCTCGCCGCGTTCGACCCCGGCGACACCGTGGCGATGACCAGGCCCGGCTACCCGGCCTACCGCAACAGCCTGCAGGCGCTCGGGTGCGAGGTGCTGGAGCTGGACTGCGGTCCGCAGACGCGCTACCAGCCGACCGTCGAGATGCTCGCCGCCCTCGACGAGCCGCCCGCGGGGCTCATCGTCGCCTCGCCGGCGAACCCGACCGGGACGATCATCGACCCCGAGGAGCTGGCTGCCCTGGCGCGCTGGTGCGAGGGGCACGGGACGCTGCTCGTCAGCGACGAGATCTACCACGGCCTGTCCTACGGCCGCCCGACGGCGAGCGCCTGGCAGACCTCGCGCGAGGCGGTCGTCGTCGGCTCGGTCAGCAAGTTCTTCTCGATGACCGGCTGGCGGGTCGGCTGGCTGCTCGCCCCGCCCGCCCTGCGCCGTCCGCTGGAGGTGCTCACCGGCAACCTCAACATCTGCCCGCCCACGGTCTCCCAGTACGCCGCCCTCGGCGCCCTCTCCCCGCAGGCGCGCGCCGAGCTCGAGGGGCACCGCCAGAGGTATGCGGTCACCCGCGACCTGCTTCTGCGGCGCCTCCCCGAGGTGGGCCTGCGCGACTACGCCCCGCCGGACGGCGCCTTCTACGCCTGGTGCGACGTGGGCCATCTCACCGACGACTCGGTGGCCTGGTGCCGGGACCTGCTGGCCGACTGCGGTGTCGCGATCACCCCGGGCGTGGACTTCGACACCCGTGAGGGACACCGCAGGGTGCGGCTGTCCTTCGCCGGGTCCACCGCGCAGGTGGACGAGGCGCTGGACCGGATGGCGGCCAGCCCGCTGCTGCAGGGCCGGTGA